The following proteins come from a genomic window of Acinetobacter sp. SAAs474:
- the thiE gene encoding thiamine phosphate synthase, whose protein sequence is MRGLYLITNDDPLNILLQKLAVALATRKIAILQYRRKKIAPIDQLDEVAKIKILCEEFSVPLVINDDIDLAEKYALGVHLGQSDGEISQAKTRLAANAIIGRTCLNSLDLAQKAIAEGATYVAFGAIYATSTKPEAGCIGLDVLQQASQQFDVPICAIGGLTVENADVVIKAGADLCAVISDILSLNLEDIPKRINAWANLFV, encoded by the coding sequence ATGCGCGGTTTATATTTAATTACCAATGATGACCCTTTAAATATCTTACTGCAAAAATTAGCAGTAGCTTTAGCAACCCGTAAGATTGCAATCTTACAATATCGCCGTAAAAAAATCGCCCCAATTGATCAACTTGATGAAGTTGCGAAAATTAAAATATTATGTGAAGAATTTTCAGTCCCTTTGGTGATCAATGATGATATTGATTTAGCTGAAAAATATGCTTTAGGGGTACATTTAGGGCAAAGTGATGGTGAAATTTCACAGGCAAAAACCCGTTTAGCAGCAAATGCCATCATTGGTCGAACATGTCTAAACTCGCTTGATCTTGCGCAAAAGGCGATTGCTGAAGGAGCGACCTATGTCGCTTTTGGCGCAATTTATGCAACATCAACGAAACCTGAAGCGGGATGTATTGGGCTTGACGTATTACAGCAGGCATCACAGCAGTTTGATGTGCCTATTTGCGCAATTGGTGGGTTAACGGTTGAAAATGCAGATGTTGTAATTAAAGCAGGTGCTGATCTTTGTGCAGTAATCAGTGATATATTGTCTTTAAATCTAGAAGATATTCCGAAGCGCATCAATGCTTGGGCAAATTTATTTGTATAA
- the hemL gene encoding glutamate-1-semialdehyde 2,1-aminomutase: MSLSPKQEQLFKQASKHIPGGVNSPVRAFNGVGGTPVFIEKAQGAYLYDVDGKRYVDYVGSWGPMILGHAHPEIIKVVQQAAVDGLSFGAPTVHETTLADIICEIMPSIELVRMTNSGTEATMTAIRLARGYTGRDKIVKFEGCYHGHSDSLLVKAGSGLLTKGEGEATSAGVPTDFAKHTLTLPYNDIETLKACFAKFGSEIAGVIVEPVAGNMNLVKPVDGFLQAIRDVCDEYGSVFIIDEVMTGFRVALGGAQAYYNVKPDLTTLGKIIGAGLPVGAFGGKREIMECIAPLGAVYQAGTLSGNPLAMRAGIEMFKYLREPDFYAKLNLQLEKLLTGLQAAADEAGVPFKTQQAGAMFGLYFTDQEDITSFDAMLKCDVAAFRTFFHAMLQRGINLAPSAFEAGFISAAHSDEDIEFTIQMAKQAFAEVAKA; this comes from the coding sequence ATGAGTTTATCTCCAAAGCAAGAACAATTGTTTAAACAAGCAAGTAAACATATTCCTGGCGGTGTTAACTCACCAGTCCGTGCTTTTAATGGTGTAGGGGGGACGCCAGTTTTTATTGAAAAAGCGCAAGGTGCTTATTTATACGATGTTGATGGGAAACGTTATGTTGACTATGTTGGTTCTTGGGGGCCAATGATTTTAGGTCACGCACACCCTGAAATTATTAAGGTCGTTCAGCAAGCTGCAGTAGATGGTTTAAGTTTTGGCGCACCAACGGTCCATGAAACTACTTTAGCAGATATTATTTGTGAAATTATGCCGTCGATTGAGTTGGTTCGTATGACCAATTCAGGTACAGAAGCAACCATGACTGCAATTCGCTTGGCGCGTGGTTATACAGGTAGAGATAAAATTGTTAAATTTGAAGGCTGTTATCATGGGCACTCAGATTCTTTACTGGTTAAAGCAGGTTCAGGTTTATTGACCAAAGGGGAAGGTGAAGCCACTTCCGCAGGAGTACCAACAGATTTTGCTAAGCATACTTTAACCCTACCATACAATGATATTGAGACCTTAAAAGCATGTTTTGCCAAATTTGGTTCTGAAATTGCTGGAGTTATTGTTGAGCCTGTGGCGGGCAATATGAATTTAGTAAAACCAGTGGATGGGTTTTTACAGGCTATTCGTGATGTTTGTGATGAATATGGTTCAGTCTTTATTATTGATGAAGTCATGACTGGTTTTCGTGTTGCTTTAGGTGGTGCACAAGCCTACTATAACGTTAAGCCAGATTTGACGACATTGGGTAAAATTATTGGTGCGGGCCTACCTGTAGGTGCTTTCGGTGGAAAGCGTGAAATTATGGAATGTATTGCACCGTTAGGTGCGGTATATCAAGCTGGAACTTTGTCTGGTAATCCTCTGGCAATGCGTGCAGGGATTGAAATGTTTAAATATTTACGTGAACCTGATTTCTATGCAAAACTTAATCTGCAATTAGAAAAGTTGCTGACAGGTTTACAAGCAGCTGCAGATGAAGCAGGTGTGCCATTTAAAACACAACAAGCAGGCGCAATGTTTGGACTTTATTTTACCGATCAGGAAGACATTACCAGTTTTGATGCGATGTTAAAATGTGATGTTGCCGCATTTAGAACATTTTTCCATGCAATGTTGCAACGTGGTATTAATTTGGCACCTTCTGCATTTGAAGCAGGCTTTATTTCAGCAGCGCATTCAGATGAAGATATTGAGTTTACTATTCAAATGGCAAAACAAGCATTTGCAGAAGTTGCAAAAGCATAA
- a CDS encoding heme-binding protein — translation MQTQHYLTLSDAEFLLDQAYQYALQQNFNVSIVIVDASGALLAMKRMDGASALTAQICLDKAQCSAMSRRPSKFYEDLILQGRSSFLSISNFHGAVEGGEPILYQGQLVGAIGVSGVQSCQDADIAQYAIQQFLAHVAATS, via the coding sequence ATGCAAACTCAACATTATTTAACTTTATCAGATGCAGAATTTTTATTGGATCAGGCCTATCAATATGCACTACAGCAAAACTTTAATGTGAGTATTGTGATTGTGGATGCATCAGGAGCGCTGTTGGCCATGAAACGTATGGATGGTGCTTCAGCATTAACAGCACAAATTTGCTTAGATAAAGCGCAATGTTCTGCAATGAGTCGACGACCATCAAAATTTTATGAAGATCTTATTTTACAAGGACGAAGCAGTTTTTTATCGATTTCTAACTTCCACGGTGCAGTTGAGGGTGGTGAACCTATTTTGTATCAAGGCCAACTGGTTGGTGCAATTGGGGTCTCTGGTGTTCAATCTTGTCAAGATGCAGATATTGCACAATATGCCATTCAACAGTTTTTAGCCCATGTTGCGGCGACAAGTTAG
- a CDS encoding phosphopantetheine-binding protein, with protein MFYTLPKKIQLEASQAKWTLQSHQSLLVVLGLEALMLLPEWEKSEIYQNITKIIRKAKALDIPFIELKDHQDMTAMMRLGEQSNLRHQFILAGYITPQTKYLLDYFAAMTSSIAVVNDAIYVQHLAQHVQWIYTISHQKYHHLNCYTLMRLWSLSAPKHLILSHKGIVLAIAEHLNLEPLEIDPNINLRLLGLDSVAMVSLVGLWRANGADIDYDNFQQHCSVNQLLQILLLQ; from the coding sequence ATGTTTTATACTTTACCGAAAAAAATTCAATTAGAAGCAAGTCAAGCGAAATGGACTTTACAAAGCCATCAAAGCTTACTGGTTGTATTGGGCCTAGAGGCGTTAATGCTTTTACCTGAATGGGAAAAAAGTGAAATATATCAAAATATTACTAAAATTATTAGAAAAGCAAAAGCATTAGATATTCCATTCATTGAGCTAAAAGATCATCAGGATATGACTGCAATGATGCGCTTAGGTGAGCAATCTAATTTACGTCATCAATTTATCTTAGCTGGTTATATCACGCCACAGACTAAATATTTGCTTGATTATTTTGCAGCGATGACTTCTTCTATTGCTGTGGTTAATGATGCGATTTATGTGCAGCATTTGGCGCAACATGTGCAATGGATTTATACGATTAGTCATCAAAAGTATCATCATCTTAACTGCTATACATTAATGCGTCTTTGGTCTTTAAGTGCTCCCAAGCATTTAATTTTATCCCATAAAGGTATTGTATTGGCTATTGCAGAGCATTTGAATTTAGAACCTTTAGAAATTGATCCAAATATAAATTTACGTCTTTTAGGATTAGATTCTGTTGCAATGGTTAGTTTGGTTGGGCTCTGGCGTGCCAATGGTGCGGATATTGATTATGATAATTTTCAGCAACATTGTTCAGTAAACCAATTATTACAGATTTTACTTTTGCAATAA
- a CDS encoding RluA family pseudouridine synthase: MSNFLIEHLIHRDEDFMVIHKPAGLLTVPGKTEDLQDCVLHRLFAIEPRTLLIHRLDRDTSGILVFALSKFGQNRISRQFQERHTDKIYQAVVVGHLHEQQGTIDVPVVYDATRPPLHMVDLTWNKPAITHWQVLERFYIQDQAVTRVKLIPVTGRSHQLRVHMQYIGHPMVGDTLYASVLQQKLMPRLCLHAEKLSFYHPKTEQAVDFYCPVPF; this comes from the coding sequence TTGAGTAATTTTCTAATTGAACATCTGATTCATCGTGATGAAGACTTTATGGTTATTCATAAGCCAGCAGGATTATTAACCGTTCCAGGTAAAACAGAAGATCTGCAAGATTGTGTATTGCATCGCTTATTTGCAATAGAACCTCGCACTTTACTTATTCATCGTCTAGACCGAGATACATCAGGAATTTTGGTTTTTGCATTATCTAAGTTCGGACAAAATCGAATTTCTCGTCAATTTCAAGAACGTCATACCGATAAAATCTATCAGGCAGTGGTGGTCGGACATTTACATGAGCAACAAGGCACGATTGATGTTCCTGTTGTTTATGATGCAACGCGCCCACCTTTACATATGGTCGATCTAACATGGAATAAACCAGCTATTACTCACTGGCAAGTACTCGAACGTTTCTATATACAAGATCAAGCAGTAACACGTGTAAAACTTATACCGGTTACAGGACGATCACATCAATTACGTGTGCATATGCAATATATTGGACATCCTATGGTGGGGGATACTTTATATGCATCTGTTTTACAGCAAAAATTAATGCCAAGATTATGTTTACATGCAGAAAAGCTGAGTTTTTATCATCCTAAAACGGAACAGGCCGTAGATTTTTATTGTCCTGTGCCATTTTAA
- the rapA gene encoding RNA polymerase-associated protein RapA: MQQFAIGQRWLSDTETELGLGVLIDVNERSVSILFPKSDETRVYARSNAPLSRIIFNISDELQDQEGRKWIVESFEDRHGVIRYDVIRTCEDGTQERKSLNETRIGASIQLSKPLDRLLASQIDYKEWYDLRIEALQMQANMQTSPLRGLVGSRVGLIPHQLYIAHEVGKRFAPRVLLADEVGLGKTIEAGLIIHQQLKTGRSERILILVPDSLQYQWMIEMRRRFNLEFSLFDLTRTASIKEHDPEQNPFLTEQRIIASIDLMIDHDDLREQALDAGFDLLVVDEAHHLMWSEEEGGNDRYDLIEEIAQQTAGVLLLTATPEQLGVESHFARLRLLDPQRFSCLAQFLEEEEQYQHTAKIAEVLMSDLPLEETHIQALEQLLGHRIEDIPEQRFHAIHELLDRHGTGRILFRNTREAIQGFPGRDCQPAPLVAPETWPTAGKLREQMWPEEAQLDGAWMENDPRVMWLMERLRTDLKHKKVLLIARSGPVVEALENVLRLHAGVRTAMFHEAMSLLERDQAAAYFAEDSYGAQILLCSEIGSEGRNFQFASDLILFDLPANPDVLEQRIGRLDRIGQENRIQIHVPYLQGTAQERMFRWYNEALNIFSHISPTAQTLQENFIVDLKDCLLADLGQKFEDLLEEVSVQREALEAELQAGRDRLLEYNSCRPIVAQEIVQALEDYDDNTILPMFMKRFMASTNIDFDEQSNGTVIIKPTDQMQVQGLTLDEEGMTATFYRDQAQIREDAQYLTLEHPFVESVMEMINTQGFGSTNVALLKSAALPQGSVLIEVWFKVDVVAPKVLNLPASLPQQLIRVILSEKGQDLSAKISPEILKPYLHHLDSNSCRQVIKARREIVEQRYLQALDIAKAALPSFKQQAKEVYAAKWQYEIDRLTYLKQFNPSIREDEITGLQKLQQEGLSLLEGLSVTPEAIQVMVVVKP; this comes from the coding sequence TTGCAGCAGTTTGCTATTGGTCAGCGTTGGTTATCAGATACTGAAACAGAACTTGGTTTGGGTGTTCTTATTGATGTAAATGAACGATCGGTCAGCATTTTATTTCCTAAAAGTGATGAAACTCGTGTTTATGCGCGTAGTAATGCGCCTTTATCTCGAATTATTTTTAATATTTCAGATGAATTACAAGATCAAGAAGGCCGGAAATGGATTGTTGAATCATTTGAAGATCGTCATGGCGTTATTCGTTATGATGTCATACGTACATGTGAAGATGGTACGCAAGAGCGTAAATCTTTAAATGAGACACGTATTGGTGCCAGTATTCAGCTATCGAAACCATTGGATCGTTTATTGGCGAGTCAGATTGATTATAAAGAATGGTATGACTTACGTATTGAAGCATTGCAAATGCAAGCCAATATGCAGACCAGTCCTTTACGTGGTTTAGTTGGTTCTCGTGTTGGTCTGATTCCTCATCAGTTGTATATTGCGCATGAAGTAGGTAAACGATTTGCGCCGCGTGTTTTATTGGCCGATGAAGTGGGATTAGGTAAAACCATTGAAGCGGGTCTTATTATTCATCAACAATTAAAAACAGGCCGTTCAGAACGTATCTTAATTTTAGTTCCAGATTCATTGCAATATCAATGGATGATTGAAATGCGTCGTCGTTTCAATTTGGAATTTTCTTTATTTGATTTAACACGTACAGCATCGATTAAAGAACATGATCCTGAACAAAACCCATTTTTAACAGAACAGCGGATTATTGCCTCAATTGATTTAATGATTGATCATGATGATTTACGTGAACAAGCGTTAGATGCAGGTTTTGATCTTTTGGTGGTGGATGAAGCACATCATTTGATGTGGAGCGAAGAAGAAGGTGGCAATGACCGATATGATTTAATTGAGGAAATTGCACAACAAACCGCAGGTGTTCTGTTGTTGACAGCAACACCAGAACAGTTGGGTGTAGAAAGTCATTTTGCACGTTTACGTTTACTTGATCCACAGCGCTTTAGTTGTTTGGCTCAATTTCTAGAAGAAGAAGAGCAATATCAGCATACGGCTAAAATTGCTGAAGTATTAATGTCTGATTTGCCACTTGAAGAAACACATATTCAAGCATTAGAGCAGTTATTAGGACATCGTATCGAAGATATTCCTGAACAACGTTTTCATGCTATTCATGAATTATTAGATCGCCATGGTACTGGGCGTATTTTATTCCGTAATACGCGTGAAGCCATTCAAGGTTTTCCAGGTCGTGATTGTCAGCCAGCACCTTTAGTTGCCCCTGAGACTTGGCCAACTGCGGGTAAATTACGCGAACAAATGTGGCCAGAAGAAGCACAGTTAGATGGTGCATGGATGGAAAATGATCCACGAGTAATGTGGTTGATGGAACGTTTGCGCACAGATCTAAAACATAAAAAAGTATTATTAATTGCACGTAGTGGGCCTGTGGTTGAAGCTTTAGAAAATGTTCTACGTTTACATGCCGGTGTCCGTACAGCGATGTTCCACGAAGCAATGAGCCTATTGGAACGTGATCAGGCTGCTGCTTATTTTGCTGAAGATTCTTATGGAGCACAGATTCTTTTGTGTTCTGAAATTGGTTCAGAGGGGCGTAATTTTCAGTTTGCATCAGACTTGATTTTATTTGATTTGCCAGCAAATCCAGATGTATTAGAACAACGTATTGGCCGTTTAGATCGTATTGGTCAAGAAAATCGTATTCAAATTCATGTACCGTATTTACAGGGCACAGCTCAAGAGCGTATGTTCCGTTGGTATAATGAAGCATTAAATATTTTTAGTCATATTTCACCAACAGCCCAAACCTTACAAGAAAACTTTATTGTTGATCTTAAAGATTGTCTATTGGCAGATTTAGGACAAAAATTTGAAGATTTACTTGAAGAGGTTAGTGTACAACGTGAGGCGTTAGAAGCTGAGCTTCAAGCAGGTCGTGACCGTTTGCTTGAGTATAATTCTTGTCGTCCTATTGTAGCGCAAGAAATTGTACAAGCACTTGAAGATTATGATGATAATACCATTTTACCGATGTTTATGAAGCGTTTTATGGCATCGACCAACATTGACTTTGATGAACAAAGTAATGGTACAGTGATTATTAAACCAACGGATCAAATGCAAGTACAAGGTTTAACGTTGGATGAAGAGGGGATGACCGCGACATTTTATCGTGATCAAGCACAGATTCGTGAAGATGCACAGTACCTTACATTAGAACATCCATTTGTTGAAAGTGTGATGGAAATGATTAATACCCAAGGATTTGGTAGTACTAATGTCGCATTATTAAAATCTGCTGCATTACCACAGGGTTCGGTATTGATTGAAGTCTGGTTTAAAGTTGATGTCGTGGCACCGAAAGTACTGAATTTGCCAGCTAGTCTGCCACAACAATTAATTCGTGTAATTTTGAGTGAAAAAGGTCAAGATCTATCTGCGAAAATTAGTCCAGAAATTTTAAAACCGTATTTACATCATTTAGATAGTAATAGTTGCCGTCAAGTGATTAAGGCACGTCGAGAAATTGTTGAACAGCGTTATCTTCAGGCATTGGATATTGCTAAAGCAGCACTACCGAGCTTTAAGCAGCAAGCCAAAGAAGTATATGCGGCAAAATGGCAATATGAAATTGATCGTTTAACCTATTTAAAGCAGTTTAATCCAAGTATTCGTGAAGATGAAATTACAGGTCTACAAAAATTGCAACAGGAAGGATTGAGTTTATTAGAAGGTTTATCTGTAACGCCTGAAGCAATTCAAGTGATGGTGGTGGTCAAACCTTAA
- the fabR gene encoding HTH-type transcriptional repressor FabR — translation MKISKSAPLNDSLDVCEAPQARTVGRKATITKEELFQAALKLIGPEKSIASLSLREVAREAGIAPNSFYRHFKDIDELAIELIEKSGLVLRQILHEARLKASKQSSIIRTSVEVFIEQLDADEGNLSLLLREGYTGSKSYKLAVEHQLNYFQQELQEDLIRLERLNHSKMLYPDIVASAITQLVFNMGAKVIDLDAEQRKDVAEKTMVMLRMILEGARHLEQAKIH, via the coding sequence ATGAAAATAAGCAAAAGTGCGCCTTTAAATGACTCATTAGATGTTTGCGAAGCGCCTCAAGCACGAACAGTAGGTCGAAAAGCGACCATTACCAAGGAAGAACTTTTCCAAGCTGCCTTAAAATTAATTGGTCCTGAAAAAAGTATTGCATCTTTAAGCTTACGTGAGGTCGCGCGTGAAGCTGGAATTGCACCTAATAGTTTTTATCGTCACTTTAAAGATATCGATGAACTTGCAATAGAACTGATTGAAAAATCAGGCTTAGTATTACGACAAATTCTACATGAAGCCAGACTTAAAGCGTCTAAACAAAGTAGTATTATTCGCACTTCTGTTGAAGTTTTCATTGAGCAACTCGATGCAGATGAAGGTAATCTTAGCCTGTTATTACGTGAGGGTTACACTGGCTCAAAATCTTATAAACTGGCAGTCGAACATCAACTTAATTATTTTCAACAAGAATTACAAGAAGATTTAATCCGTCTGGAAAGACTCAATCATAGTAAAATGTTATATCCAGATATTGTTGCCAGTGCAATTACTCAATTGGTTTTTAATATGGGCGCCAAGGTTATCGACTTAGATGCAGAACAACGTAAAGATGTTGCGGAAAAAACGATGGTGATGTTACGTATGATCTTAGAAGGTGCACGTCACTTAGAACAAGCAAAAATCCATTAA
- a CDS encoding ferredoxin reductase, with translation MHVIEKSKFPITSLVDAVIGINPTNFWLKKINPLWSINQALGKIIKKEVIANDTVSLTLRCNRHFRTGQAGQHHPVFVNIHGIRYERTYSLTSLDDQTVLLTVKKVDQGKVSSWLVEQAQVGDLLEFGQPYGDMLLPDQKSLLLLAAGSGITPMYSLIHAMFKSAVIHQTPVHLMYWVKKNQDSAFKAQFEAWAQQNSNFTFQCFFTQEQDPDARLNEMHLDDLAEIEQRAVYACGPSGFTTQVEKLFHHADIIKTEAFSMTPILNDDVGFVNITLTQSNKVLAIPKGQSILLGLEQHDIKPKHGCRMGICNKCACNKQEGSTKNLVNGMQNNEPGNFLKICVNSAQTDLTIDL, from the coding sequence ATGCACGTCATCGAAAAGTCTAAATTTCCTATAACATCTCTAGTTGATGCAGTTATTGGTATTAATCCAACCAATTTCTGGTTAAAAAAAATCAATCCACTTTGGTCAATCAATCAGGCGCTAGGCAAGATTATAAAGAAAGAAGTCATTGCAAACGATACCGTCAGTTTAACTTTAAGATGTAATCGTCATTTTCGTACCGGACAAGCAGGCCAACATCATCCGGTATTTGTTAATATTCATGGCATTCGTTATGAACGAACCTATAGTTTGACCTCACTAGATGATCAAACAGTATTATTAACTGTGAAAAAAGTCGATCAGGGTAAAGTGAGTAGTTGGCTAGTTGAGCAGGCACAAGTTGGTGACCTGTTAGAATTTGGCCAACCTTATGGTGATATGTTATTGCCAGACCAAAAATCATTACTGTTACTGGCAGCAGGTAGTGGAATCACACCGATGTATAGCCTTATTCATGCCATGTTTAAATCTGCTGTGATACACCAGACACCGGTTCATTTAATGTATTGGGTGAAAAAGAATCAAGATAGTGCGTTTAAAGCACAATTTGAAGCTTGGGCACAGCAAAATAGCAACTTTACGTTCCAATGTTTTTTTACACAAGAACAGGATCCAGATGCACGTCTGAATGAAATGCATTTAGATGATTTAGCTGAAATTGAACAACGTGCAGTCTATGCTTGCGGTCCATCGGGTTTTACCACACAAGTTGAAAAATTATTTCATCATGCCGATATAATCAAAACTGAAGCTTTTAGTATGACACCAATACTTAATGATGATGTTGGTTTTGTTAATATTACTTTGACACAATCAAATAAAGTGCTTGCGATTCCTAAGGGACAATCTATTTTACTTGGCCTTGAACAGCATGATATTAAACCAAAGCATGGCTGCCGTATGGGTATTTGTAATAAATGTGCGTGTAACAAGCAAGAAGGATCAACAAAAAATTTGGTCAATGGTATGCAAAATAATGAGCCTGGTAATTTTTTAAAAATTTGTGTCAATTCAGCTCAAACTGATTTAACCATCGATTTATAA
- a CDS encoding acyl-CoA desaturase has protein sequence MNMQVKVEYFKNPKNRELTEIELSELARELDAIKQEVLDDLGEKDAQYIRRIYSTIRYSSIAGRALLFAGWFPPAWLLGTGLLGFSKILENMELGHNVMHGQYDWMNDPLFNGTTYEWDIVGTAEDWRQTHNYKHHTYTNIKGMDDDIGYGIIRLFPEQRWKKGYLLQPLYSIPFCLLFQWGVAIQNLEIGKYIKGRMSKDEFKTRFKPMQKKMSKQLFKDYIFFPLLAGPAALPVLAGNCVANGIRNIWTFSIIFCGHFTKDVEVFPKTVLENESRGHWYMRQIRGSSNLTGSEAFHILTGHLSHQIEHHLYPDVPARRYRKMAPKVEAVCKKYGINYNNANLFKQYGSVIKRIAKYAFPFKK, from the coding sequence ATGAATATGCAAGTTAAGGTAGAATATTTTAAAAATCCGAAAAATCGTGAGCTGACTGAAATTGAATTAAGTGAGTTAGCACGTGAATTAGATGCAATTAAACAGGAAGTTTTGGATGATTTAGGTGAAAAGGATGCCCAATATATTCGTCGTATTTATTCAACCATTCGTTACTCTTCAATTGCAGGTCGTGCTTTATTATTTGCGGGATGGTTTCCACCTGCATGGCTCTTAGGGACAGGACTGCTTGGATTTTCTAAAATATTAGAAAATATGGAGTTAGGGCACAATGTTATGCATGGCCAATACGATTGGATGAATGATCCTTTATTTAATGGTACAACTTATGAGTGGGATATTGTAGGTACGGCTGAAGATTGGCGTCAAACCCATAATTATAAGCATCATACTTATACCAATATTAAGGGAATGGATGATGATATTGGTTACGGTATTATTCGTTTATTTCCAGAACAGCGTTGGAAAAAAGGTTATTTATTACAGCCATTATATAGTATTCCATTTTGTTTACTATTTCAGTGGGGCGTTGCTATTCAAAACCTTGAAATTGGTAAATATATCAAAGGCCGTATGAGTAAAGATGAGTTTAAAACCCGTTTTAAACCTATGCAGAAAAAAATGTCAAAACAGTTATTTAAAGACTATATTTTCTTTCCATTACTTGCAGGTCCTGCAGCATTACCGGTACTGGCAGGTAACTGTGTGGCAAATGGTATACGCAATATTTGGACTTTTAGTATTATTTTCTGTGGACATTTTACCAAAGATGTTGAAGTTTTCCCGAAAACTGTATTAGAGAACGAAAGTCGTGGTCATTGGTATATGCGTCAAATTCGTGGTTCGTCTAATTTGACTGGTTCAGAAGCATTCCATATTTTAACTGGACATTTAAGCCATCAGATAGAACATCATTTATATCCTGATGTGCCTGCACGTCGCTATCGTAAGATGGCACCAAAAGTAGAAGCAGTATGTAAAAAATATGGGATTAACTATAATAATGCTAATTTATTTAAGCAGTATGGTAGTGTGATTAAACGTATTGCCAAATATGCTTTCCCATTTAAAAAATAA
- a CDS encoding HAD family hydrolase encodes MYEKSQTHKNLALFDFDGTLCNKDSFTLFFFYALSKRHIIKRGIATLPWIIGYYAQLYPAHLMRPKLFQKMLKHIPIAILDPIAKEYANYLIEHHLNPQLYQQLKNHQALGDDVVLVSASIDIYLQYIAQNLDIDLICSTTEIKNQYYTGRFASPDCSHQQKKIRVLAKYNLAKYQAIYAYGNSHEDLAMLSLAHFPYLHGKCPLPLPDIN; translated from the coding sequence ATGTATGAGAAAAGCCAAACACATAAAAATTTAGCACTTTTTGATTTTGACGGGACTTTATGCAATAAAGATAGTTTTACTCTGTTTTTCTTTTATGCGTTATCTAAAAGGCATATTATTAAACGTGGTATTGCAACCCTCCCATGGATTATTGGCTATTATGCTCAACTTTATCCAGCGCATTTAATGCGCCCAAAGTTATTTCAAAAAATGCTGAAGCATATACCTATTGCGATCTTAGATCCTATCGCAAAGGAATATGCCAACTATTTAATCGAACATCATCTCAATCCTCAACTGTATCAACAGCTCAAAAACCACCAAGCTTTAGGTGATGATGTGGTATTGGTCTCTGCTTCAATTGATATTTATCTACAGTATATTGCGCAAAATTTAGATATTGATTTAATCTGCTCAACTACAGAGATCAAAAATCAATATTATACTGGACGTTTTGCTTCACCTGATTGTAGCCATCAACAAAAGAAAATACGTGTTTTAGCCAAATACAACTTAGCAAAATATCAAGCGATTTATGCCTATGGTAATAGTCATGAAGATCTGGCCATGCTCTCTTTAGCTCATTTTCCTTATTTACATGGCAAATGCCCATTACCCTTACCTGATATCAACTGA